The Deltaproteobacteria bacterium HGW-Deltaproteobacteria-18 sequence GCGATGCTCGAAAAGGTCATGGTCCAGAACGACATGCAGTGTGTGCAGATTGCGCAGTCCCCGGATGGCGTCCAGCGTGGCGGGAAGTTCATCCAGACGCTTGGCTTGCTGAACGAGATCGACGGTCCCGCGAAATGTTTCAAAAGCGTCCAGAATGGCCTTGTAGGCGGAGATCATTGACTCGAAACTGCTTTTCGAGGTGCGCAGCCTGCGTTTGAGCCCCTCGTTTTCCAATGCCGGCGCGGAGGAGGAAAGGGGGACGCGCAGGATCAGTTGCCGGGCCCAGACGACAAGTTCCTTGAGGTGGGCTTTGAATGCGACCGGGTCGTTCGTTCGTGCGCTGCCCTCGATGGCGGCGACGAGGCTTTTCAGCTCCGTCAGAAGGTTGCTTTGTCCTCGCGGCATGGATCTTCTGCTCAAACCAGCGTTTTCAAAGCGACCAGCACTTCGGCTGCGTGTCCGGCCGCCTTGACCGAAGGCCAGGAGCGGCGGATGATTCCAGAGGGGTCGATGAGGAATGTGGAACGAGTCACGCCCATGTATTCCCTGCCGTAGTTTTTCTTGAGCCTCCAGGCCCCAAATTGTTTCAGAATCTCATGTTCGGGGTCGCTCAGCAGCTCCACCTCCAGGGCGTGCCTGCCCGTGAAATTCTGATGGGATTTGACGGAGTCCGGGCTCGCGCCGAGGACTACGGCATTCAACTTCGCGAACTGATCCTTCAGGGCGGAAAATTCTTGTGCCTCAACGGTACAGCCGGGAGTGTTGTCCTTGGGGTAGAAGTAGAGAACCACCCAGCGCCCCGCGTAGTCCTCAAGCCGGATGTCGGTTCCGGAAGCGCCGCCGAGGCAGAAAGGGGGAGCCGGTTCGCCGGGAGCGGGAATTTTGAAGTCGGTCATGAAAAACTCCTTGGGAAACAAAGTCTCCCGCCAAACTCCTAGCGTAACCCCCGGGTGCGTGCAAGGTCAGGGTCGCAGTTTGAGGGAACGTCACCCTGCGGCAAAGCCATCTTCGCGTACGCGCAGGGTCAGGGAATGTCGGAAGCACTCAGGCCCGCCAGGTAGCCCGTTGACAAGGCCGCCTGCAGGTTGAAGCCGCCCGTGTCGGCGTCCATGTCGAGTATTTCTCCGGCCAGAAATAGCCCCGGGCAGATTTTCGATTGCATGGTCTTGGGATTGACCTCGGCCAGGTCTACGCCGCCGGCGGTGATGATGGCCTCTCGCAAGGGGCGGTAGCCACTGACGGTGAAGCGCAGTTCCTTGAGCCACAGGCGCAGGCGTTTGCGTTCCTCGGCGGAGATCTGATGGGCGGCCTTGTCTCCGGCCAGTCGCGTCTGTTCAAGGCAGACGGGGATAAGCTTGGGAGGCATCAGGCCGCGCAGCAAGTTTTCCATGTGCATCTTGCCGTGCTCTCCCAAGTCGCGCAGCAGGCGGGCGTCAAGCTTGGCCGGATCCAGGGCGGGTTTGAGATCGATGAGTATCTCGGTCTTTTTGCCCTGGTCCACCGCACGCACGGCAGCCTTGCTCAAGGTCAGGATGAGGGGGCCGGACAGTCCGAAATGGGTGAAGAGCATCTCGCCCATGTCTTCTCCCGCCTTTTTGCCGTCGACGCGCAATTCGACGCGGACATTCTTGAGCGACAACCCCTGCAACCTGGCTGCAGTATCGCCGGCGGTAATCAGTGGAACAAGCGCCGGAGCGATGGGCACTATGGCGTGTCCGAGGCATTTTGCCAGGTCGTAGCCGTCCCCGGTGGAGCCGGTCGCGGGATAGGAGGCCCCGCCCGTGGTCAGAATGATCCTGTCTGCCGTGAGGGTCTGAGAGCCGAAAGAGACTTCGAATTGCTCGTCCTTGCGGTTGATGCCCCGTACCCGGCATCCGGTGCGGATGGTAACGCCCTTTGCCCTGGCGTTGCGGACAAAAGCGTCCACAAGATCCTGGGCGCTGTCGCTGGCTGGAAAAAGGCGTCCGCCGCGCTCTTCCTTGGTCGGAACGCCTAGAGCGTCCAGAAGTGCGATGGTGTCCTTGGTGAAAAAATGGGACAGGGCCGGGCGCAGGAAACGAAAATTCTTGCCGAAATGGGTCAGGAACTCATCCAGAGGCGCGGTGTTGCCGATGTTGCCGCGGCCCTTGCCGCAGATTCGGAGCTTGCGGCCCGGACGGTCCATGCGTTCGAGCAGGGTGACGGAAGCGCCCCCGGATGCTGCGGTGGCAGCGGCGAGAAGACCGGCAGGCCCGCCGCCGATGACTATGACGGAGTGGTTCATGGGATTCCTTCAAAAAATTACATTCTGAAGTGTGCGGGGCAGGATGTAAAGGCAGTTGAGCACGGATCGGCCCCCAGCCTGAAAATTAAGTTCGATTTTCTTTGGTAGCCGGCCAGGAGGATGTTTGGCAGGTTCGAATTGTGGTTTGGAACATGTGAAACCCGGCCTGCTCCCGGGCAGCTTCCCGAAGGCGGAAGGCTGCCCGGGAGCAGACCGGGTAACGTTACCATTGATGGCGTGTTTGAAAAGCCGATCTTGCGCGATTATTCGTCGTCTTCGGAGTCGCCTGATTGATCGAAGATCACGCAGGATTCTTCGGAGTCGTAGCGCACCACCAGCACTGAGCACTGCGCATGCCGGACTACCTTGGCCGTGTTTGTGCCCAGAAGATAGTCCTGCAGTTTGAGCCGATGCGCAGGCATCACGATAAGGTCCGCATTTATTTTTTCAGCCATACGCAAAATCCTTCTATAGATGGATCCTTGCGCGACAAGATAATTAACGTCTATATCTTCAGGAATATAGACGCCAACCATCTCATGAAGCATCTCCTCTGCCTCGGCGACAATCTTGTCGCCGGCGTCAGGAGGAAAGTAATTGGCAACAATGGGCATTCCCATGTCAGGTACTACTGTCAGGATATGCAGTTGAGCTTTGTACAATCGACAAAGTTCAATTGATCTCTCCAAGCCCATGCAGCGAGCGCGATCGTCAGACTCCTGCAAATCAATGGGGACAAGAACGCGTTTGTACATGCAGTGCCTCGCCTTTTTAGGTGGTGACTTTTTTCTTGGTCTTTTTAACCGTCATTTGCCATGCGACAAGAAGGAAGAAAACGCAAACTCCCAGAATCTGCATTCCAAGCCTGTCAAAGGGCAGGTACGGAGCAAATGCTCCGGGTCGGAATGTAGTGGCGCAAATCGCCAGCAGCAGCAGACGCTCCGCCCAGTTGCAGCTTTTGACCAGCCAGCCCTGGATCGCCGAGGCGAACGCAAACATGGCGACAATCCCGGAAAAGAAGATCCACGCGATGTGCAGGTAGTCGTCAAGCCAGATGATGTCACCGGTGGCGGTCACTCCTGAGATCATGAGCAGATCGGTGTTAAAGAGAAAAATGAAAGGCAGAATCCCGGTGCGCAGGTCATAGGCGAAACCCTGCACACCGGTTTTAATCGGATCGGAGCGTGCAATGGCCGCTGCTGCATAGGCGGCAAGTCCCACCGGAGGAGTGTCGTCGGCGAGAATTCCGAAATAGAAGACGAACAGATGGGCCGCGATGACGGGGAAGACCAGGCCCGCGTCGGCACCGAGCTGCACGATGACAGGAGCCGTAAGAGTGGCCATGATGATGTAATTGGCCGTGGTCGGCATGCCCATGCCCAGGATCAGGCTGGTAATGGCCGTGAAGATGAGCATCAGGACCACGTTGCCCATGGAGATGGTGTCGATGAGGGTGATGAAACGGCCGACAAGGCCGGTGATGGTCACCACGCCGACAATGATGCCTGCCGTGGCGGTGGCAACGCCCACGGAGATCATGTTGCGGGCGCCCATGATCAGGCCGTTCCAGATATCGACAAGACCCTGGCGGAAGGCTGCGGTCATGAAACGCTTGGTGTCCACGTCCGGATCCAGGGTGCCGGCGCGGCGATGGGCGCTCATGGTCAGGTAGGCGATGATCGGGCGCTGGATCAGCATGATCACGGTCAGGCTCTCGATGGCCAGGAGCGCCGAGGTCACGGGTGATCGACGTACGACGACCAGAAAAAAGATCAGTACTGCCAAGGGGATGATGAAATGGCAGCCCCGCAGCAAGGTCTTGAAGAAGGGCGGAAGCTGGCTGCGTGGAATGGCCTTGATGCCCAGCTTCATGGATTCGACGTGTACGACCCAGAAAAGGGCGATGTAGGAAATTATCGCTGGCAGGAATGCGGCCCGGACGACATCCAGGTATGGAATGCCTATTATCTCGGCCATGATGAAGGCTGCCGCGCCCATGACCGGCGGCATGAGCTGGCCGTTGGTGGAAGCCGCGACCTCCACTGCTGCAGCCTTGTATGCCGGAAAGCCGACCTTCTTCATCAGCGGGATGGTGAAGGTACCCGTGGTCACGGTGTTGGCGATGGAAGAGCCCGAGACAAGCCCTGTCAGACCCGAGGCCAGGACTGCGGCTTTGGCCGGCCCGCCGCGAAAGGTGCCTAGCGCCGAGAAGGCCACGTCGATGAAATATTTTCCTCCGCCTGCGCGGTCAAGCAGGGCGCCGAAGAGGACGAAGAGGAAGACGAAGTCTGTCGATACGCCAAGAGGCACACCGAAAATACCGGTAGTGGTCAGGTACATGTCGCTGATGATGAAATCGAGCGGTACACCCCGATGTCGGAGCACTTCAGGCAGATAGGGGCCAAAGACCGTGTAGGCCATAAAAACGGAGCCAAGAATGGTCAGGGCCGGGCCCAGGGAGCGTCGGGCGGCTTCAAGCAGTAGCACTATCAGGATGATGCCCATCCAGATGTCCATGGTGTTGGGCAGGCCCTGGCGATTGATGAGCTGGTCGTAATCCCACCAGATGTAGAGCGCTCCGGCCGTGGCCAGCGCCGCAAGTACCATGTCGTAGTAGGGAATGTAGGTGCGTATGGAGCGCCTAGCGAAATTGGGTATGACTTTTCTGGTCCACTTGACCCACATGGGCGCAGTTTGCTGCTTGTAGGCAGGATAGGCAAGGAAGGCCAGACACACTGCAAACGCCAGGTGCCAAGCCCGGGCGATGTGCGAATTCAGGGGCTGGTAGGCCAGAAAAAGCTGAAAGCCGGACCAGCACAGGCATAAAAGTGTGATCGCTCCCGACGCGAAAAAATTCGAAGGTTCCCGTGCGCCTGCTTCGACCATGGCCACGAGGTCTTCGGCGGCCTTTTTCATGCTGGCGGAAGATTCTTTTTCGGGGGCGGCGTGATCTTGTTTGGGCGTTTCGTGTTCTGCCATGACAATGTCCTTGCATCAGAGAAGTGAGGCGGAAGAAAAAGCGGGCCTTTTAACAGACAAAGGGGCCGTGTGGCCCCCTTGTCAGGATGAGGCTACATCCAACCTTTTTCCTTGTAGTACTTGAGCGCGCCGGGATGCAGCGGGGCGGAGAGGCCCTGCAGCATTTCCTTGGGGTTCAGGTTGCGGAAAGCGGCGTGGGAGGCTTTGAGTTCGTCCAGGTTCTCGAACACGGTCTTGACCATGTCGTAGACCACTTCTTCGGACACGGAGTCATTGGAGATGACGGTCGCGGTCACGGCGTAGGTTTCGACATCCTTGTCCACACCCTTGTAGGTGCCGGCCGGAATCTTGGTCATGATGTAATAGGGATGCTTGGCCACGAAGTCTTTGATGCCGTCGGAATTGATGGGGACGATGTCGAGATCGACGGACTGAGCCGGCTCTTCGACAGCGGCGCTGGGGTTGCCGACTGTGAAGAAGAAGGCGTCGATCTTCTGGTCGACCAGGGCGCGGGAGGCTTCAGCCTGCTGCAACGCCTCGGCGCTGAAATCCTTGTTGAAGTCCAGGCCGTAGATGCGCAGGACGTCTTCGGCATTGCCGCGCTGGCCGGAGCCGGGGTTGCCGATGTTGATCCGCTTGCCCTTCATGTCCATGACGGTCTTGATGCCGGCGTCCTTGCGGGTGACCAGCAGGACGGTCTCGGGATGCATGCTGAACACGCTGCGCAGGCCCTTGACGGGCTTGCCTTCCCAGTCGGCAGCGCCGTTGGCACCCTGCCAGTTGCGGTCGGACTGGGCCACGGCAAAGTCAAACGCGCCACGGTCGATGGCGTTGATGTTGAAAACGGAACCGCCCGTGGGCCGACCGATGTAGTTGTACTTGTCAGCCGCATGCTTGTTCATCATGTTGCTGAGCTGCAGCGCGACCTGGTAGTAGACGCCTGTGATCGAGGCTCCGCCGAAGAGGATATCCTGTTTGGCCATTGCCTGCGGCGCGGACACTGCCATTCCGAGTACGACCACAAGGGCGACCAGCCATTTTCTTCCAACCATAAGCACCTCCATCTAATGAATTGTTGTGAATCAAGGACAAAAAATCCACTACGTTGTCGATCTTCTATGCTGAAGATCATTCATTCTGTCAAATTGCGGGGGGTTGGAAAAATCACGCGCTTTCTGCATGATTCCAGATTGCTGCGATTGTTGCAGCCGTGAGTGCCGCTCGCTCGAGCAGCGTGTCCTTGAGAATATACTCCAGATCGCTGTGATCCAGATCGCCCACGGGGCCCAGCCCATCGAGCACGGGCACGCCAAGGCCGGCAATGAAATTGGCATCGGACACGCCCGAACGCAGCTCCTCGGGCAGGTCGTAACCAAGAATCTGCGCCTGCGCGCGGGCCATGGCGTAAAGCCGCCTGTTCCCTTCCGACTGGGGCATGGCCGGTCGCCCGGACTGTTCGGTCAGTGTGCCCACGGTCCCGGAAATCGTGGGCCGTGAGACAATCCGGTTCAGATCCTCTTCGAGCCGTTGCCGTCCCTGCTGGTTCAGGAAGCGGGCATCGAGGGCCGCCGTGGCCAGATCGGGCACGGTATTGGGCCCGATCCCGCCTTCGATCCGGCCGACATTCAGGGTTATCTCCCGGCCGTCGTTCAATCCTTCGAGGGCGATGATCATGTGCGCCAACTCCAGTATGGCGCTGGCCTTGGCTCCGCCTTTGGCCGCATGCCCGGCCTGGCCCCGAACTGTCAGCAGCATGCCGAGCCGCCCCTTGCGGCCGGTGACCACCTCTCGTCCTGCGCCTGCGCCTTCGAAGACCAACGCGGCCAGGGCGCCCTGCGCCTCTTTCTCAATCCAGGGGCGCGAAGCATGCGAGCCGATCTCCTCGTCGGAATTGCACAGCACGGTAATCGGAATTTCGTCCAGAAGACCCAGGTGAGCCAGGGCTTTCAGGGCCTGGACCGCGACCACGAGGCCTCCCTTCATGTCATAGACGCCCGGGCCATGGCAGCGCTCGCCATCCTCGCGGAACGCGGTGAAGGCTGTGTCGGCGGGGAAGACCGTATCCATGTGTCCGACCAGCACGATCCCCTTGCGTCCTTTTGCGGCCGGAGCGGTTCTGGCCTGGACCATGTTGCCGTGGTCAGCGAAAGGCAGGACGCGCACGTCCGGCACTATCCCCCCCAGGATCTCCGTCATTTCCGCGGCCATGCGGTCAAGGCCCGGCTTGTTGCGGCTACCGCTTTGGATCTCGACCAGCCGCCGCAGCTGCTCGAGGGCTTCGCTGCGGCGGGGGGCCAGAAACGATTGGATTTTGTCGTGCATGACCGGGATCATTTCTCGTATTTGGCGAAGCCGAAGTCCTGACGGGCGTACTCCCTGGGATCGGGATCGGGATACATGACCTGTTCTCCGCTCCAAGGCTTTTGCATCTTTACGTGTCCCTGTGCGTGTTCGAGTACATTGGTGCGGTGCAGCGGGATCTTTCCCCCGGCAGTGGCGATGTAGCGTGGGATGGCGTCGCCGGAGATGTTGCCGTACATGCTCTCGATAATGCTCTGCCCAACGGCCACGGGCACGCGCAAATGCATGAACTGCGGATTGCGGTAGCTGCAGTTGAAGACATAGTAGGGCCGGACATAGGCTTCCTGGATGGTCTCGCAGAGTTTCCACATCTTGACGCTCGTGTCGTTGATGCCTTTCAAAAGCACGGCCTGGTTCATGACCGCGGCCACGCGTTTGGAGAGCGCCTTGAAAGCGGCCTTGGAGACCGGCGTGATCTCCTGCGCGGTGTTGATCTGCGTGACCACGCGCAGAGGTTTTTTGTCGCTGCTGGCCTCAAGGATATCCAGGAGTTCGCTGTCTATGCGCTGCGGCGTGGTCACGGGGATGCGCGTGCCGAGTCGCTTCATGCGTACATGATCGATGGCGTCGAGTTCGCCCAGAAGCCACTTGAGCATGCTGTTGGGCAGGACCAGGCTGTCGCCGCCGGTGACGAGCACGTCACGGATCTCGGGGTTGGCGCGGATGTACTCCAACGCCTCGCCATAGGCTTCCTTGCCGTAAAGGCGGTCCTTGGCCCCGATGTGGGCGATGCGCAGGCAATGGGTGCAGTACATGGCGCACATGTTGGTGGCCTTGATTGTCACCACCCTGGGGTAAAACTGGTCGATGAGGCGGGCCGGGGAATGGTCCGCGGCCACGGGAGGGATCTCGACACCGGCGTTGTCGATCATCTCCCCGGTAGGCACGGACTGCAGCAGGACGGGATCGTTGACCTGGCCTGGCAGGATGAGGCTCGCGTAATAGGGCGTGAGGCGCATGCGATAGGTCCTGGTGACCCGCAGCACGTCCTGCACTGCCTTGGCGGGCAGATCGACCACCTTGGAAAGTGTCTCGACGTCCTCGATGGCATGGCGAAGCTGCCCGGAGTAGGAGTTCCAGTCGTCCTCGCCCATGCCCAGGACTTTTTTGATGCGCGCCTGGTTCTCGAGCATCCGGTCCCAGACCTCGATGCCGCTGGGAGCTTCTTTGGGATGCCGTTCCAGGTATTCGGTGACCCGGTCCTGGGCCGCGTCGACGATGTTCAGGGCCTTGCCGACACGGCCGCCCACCGTGACCCGGTGTTCGTCGATCTGTTCATGCTTCACGGCCAGCGCCTCAAGGCCGTCCCGCGTCATGCCAAGCTGCTCGGGAGTCCAGCCCTGTTCGTCATGGATTTTTTCCAGGGCGGCGAAAAGGGCGACGATGGGGCCTGTCAGCTTTTCGGCCTCGGCCTGCCTGAAAAGTGCGGCTATGGTCTGGCACTCATCGCCTGATGGCGTGCCGTCATTTTTCATGGTGAACAGTTTTTCAAAGAGATCCGTCGTAAACGCGTCCAGGGCATTGATGCTCATCACTTGTCATCCTCGCTTGATACCTGTGGTTGTGAGTGTTTGCGGATGGAGTCGCTGAGTTGCTCGATACCCAGGCGAATGTCTTCATCGAGCAGGCAGCGGTCGCGGGCCACGGCCACGACCCTGCCCAGAAACGTGCCGGGCATGACGGCCTGTTTGCCGCCCACGTGCTCGACCACGATCACGCCGTGCTCCTGACCATTGCTCACGATCTGGCGAAAGAGTGTCCGCTCGTCCTCGTCCACGGGGACGATGTGCTCGGTTTCGGCCTCGTGTTCGAGCTTGAAATTGTAGGTCCGCCAGCAGATCCCCTTGAGGGCTTCCTTTATCTCCACCTTGTTGTCCGGGAAGCGGTCGAACATCACGGCGTGATATTCGAGCTCCAGAAGTCCCGGAGTTTCCGGCGGCAGGGCGTTCTCAAGGGTGCAGCACATCTCCATGGTCGTGCCCTGCTTGCGGGCGTTGACCTCCACGAAAAAAATCCGGCCCTGGTCGTCGACGATATAGTCGCACCCGAAGATGCCGCGATAGCCGCCGCGTCCCATGACCTGGCCTATTCTGCGCGTTATCTCGCGCAGTTCCTGCTGCGTGGCGTCGGGTTGCTCCGAGGGAAAGGTGGATCCGCGAAACTTGTTGCCGTCGTAGATTTCCTGATCGGCGGTGGCCGCGATGAACACGTCCTGAGCGTTGGCCACGATCCCCAGGACCGTGGGGTCGGCCACGTGCGGGATGTAGCGGCTGATGAAGAATTTGCCCCGCAGATGTCCGGTCTTGGTTTCGATCTCTTCCTGCGTGCGGGCGACAAAGCTGTTCACTCCGGCCGCCGAATAGGGCTGGCTGACAAAGATGCCGTCCGGCCACTCTTCCCAGAGTTCCCGTGCCGTATCCATCATGTCCTGCGCATCCTGGCAGACACGGTAGCTGATCAGCGGCGCGACGTCTTTGAGGCGTTGCAACTGGTAGAGCTTGTTGTTCCAGATGTTGGCGATGTGGCCGCTGGGCCCGAGGATGCGCACGCCTGGGATCAGTGCCAGGGTCAGCTCGGGCACGGATTCAAAGACATGGATGAAGACATGCCCCTGCTTGTCGAGAAGCTGGCGGATCAGCTCGTTGACCGTGTCCGATGCGGAAACCAGGGAGGCAAAGGTCCGTGGCGGGATGCGGAA is a genomic window containing:
- a CDS encoding peroxiredoxin, with amino-acid sequence MTDFKIPAPGEPAPPFCLGGASGTDIRLEDYAGRWVVLYFYPKDNTPGCTVEAQEFSALKDQFAKLNAVVLGASPDSVKSHQNFTGRHALEVELLSDPEHEILKQFGAWRLKKNYGREYMGVTRSTFLIDPSGIIRRSWPSVKAAGHAAEVLVALKTLV
- a CDS encoding aminoacetone oxidase family FAD-binding enzyme produces the protein MNHSVIVIGGGPAGLLAAATAASGGASVTLLERMDRPGRKLRICGKGRGNIGNTAPLDEFLTHFGKNFRFLRPALSHFFTKDTIALLDALGVPTKEERGGRLFPASDSAQDLVDAFVRNARAKGVTIRTGCRVRGINRKDEQFEVSFGSQTLTADRIILTTGGASYPATGSTGDGYDLAKCLGHAIVPIAPALVPLITAGDTAARLQGLSLKNVRVELRVDGKKAGEDMGEMLFTHFGLSGPLILTLSKAAVRAVDQGKKTEILIDLKPALDPAKLDARLLRDLGEHGKMHMENLLRGLMPPKLIPVCLEQTRLAGDKAAHQISAEERKRLRLWLKELRFTVSGYRPLREAIITAGGVDLAEVNPKTMQSKICPGLFLAGEILDMDADTGGFNLQAALSTGYLAGLSASDIP
- a CDS encoding universal stress protein, with translation MYKRVLVPIDLQESDDRARCMGLERSIELCRLYKAQLHILTVVPDMGMPIVANYFPPDAGDKIVAEAEEMLHEMVGVYIPEDIDVNYLVAQGSIYRRILRMAEKINADLIVMPAHRLKLQDYLLGTNTAKVVRHAQCSVLVVRYDSEESCVIFDQSGDSEDDE
- a CDS encoding C4-dicarboxylate ABC transporter, whose amino-acid sequence is MAEHETPKQDHAAPEKESSASMKKAAEDLVAMVEAGAREPSNFFASGAITLLCLCWSGFQLFLAYQPLNSHIARAWHLAFAVCLAFLAYPAYKQQTAPMWVKWTRKVIPNFARRSIRTYIPYYDMVLAALATAGALYIWWDYDQLINRQGLPNTMDIWMGIILIVLLLEAARRSLGPALTILGSVFMAYTVFGPYLPEVLRHRGVPLDFIISDMYLTTTGIFGVPLGVSTDFVFLFVLFGALLDRAGGGKYFIDVAFSALGTFRGGPAKAAVLASGLTGLVSGSSIANTVTTGTFTIPLMKKVGFPAYKAAAVEVAASTNGQLMPPVMGAAAFIMAEIIGIPYLDVVRAAFLPAIISYIALFWVVHVESMKLGIKAIPRSQLPPFFKTLLRGCHFIIPLAVLIFFLVVVRRSPVTSALLAIESLTVIMLIQRPIIAYLTMSAHRRAGTLDPDVDTKRFMTAAFRQGLVDIWNGLIMGARNMISVGVATATAGIIVGVVTITGLVGRFITLIDTISMGNVVLMLIFTAITSLILGMGMPTTANYIIMATLTAPVIVQLGADAGLVFPVIAAHLFVFYFGILADDTPPVGLAAYAAAAIARSDPIKTGVQGFAYDLRTGILPFIFLFNTDLLMISGVTATGDIIWLDDYLHIAWIFFSGIVAMFAFASAIQGWLVKSCNWAERLLLLAICATTFRPGAFAPYLPFDRLGMQILGVCVFFLLVAWQMTVKKTKKKVTT
- a CDS encoding C4-dicarboxylate ABC transporter substrate-binding protein — encoded protein: MVGRKWLVALVVVLGMAVSAPQAMAKQDILFGGASITGVYYQVALQLSNMMNKHAADKYNYIGRPTGGSVFNINAIDRGAFDFAVAQSDRNWQGANGAADWEGKPVKGLRSVFSMHPETVLLVTRKDAGIKTVMDMKGKRINIGNPGSGQRGNAEDVLRIYGLDFNKDFSAEALQQAEASRALVDQKIDAFFFTVGNPSAAVEEPAQSVDLDIVPINSDGIKDFVAKHPYYIMTKIPAGTYKGVDKDVETYAVTATVISNDSVSEEVVYDMVKTVFENLDELKASHAAFRNLNPKEMLQGLSAPLHPGALKYYKEKGWM
- a CDS encoding peptidase M20; this translates as MIPVMHDKIQSFLAPRRSEALEQLRRLVEIQSGSRNKPGLDRMAAEMTEILGGIVPDVRVLPFADHGNMVQARTAPAAKGRKGIVLVGHMDTVFPADTAFTAFREDGERCHGPGVYDMKGGLVVAVQALKALAHLGLLDEIPITVLCNSDEEIGSHASRPWIEKEAQGALAALVFEGAGAGREVVTGRKGRLGMLLTVRGQAGHAAKGGAKASAILELAHMIIALEGLNDGREITLNVGRIEGGIGPNTVPDLATAALDARFLNQQGRQRLEEDLNRIVSRPTISGTVGTLTEQSGRPAMPQSEGNRRLYAMARAQAQILGYDLPEELRSGVSDANFIAGLGVPVLDGLGPVGDLDHSDLEYILKDTLLERAALTAATIAAIWNHAESA
- a CDS encoding KamA family radical SAM protein encodes the protein MSINALDAFTTDLFEKLFTMKNDGTPSGDECQTIAALFRQAEAEKLTGPIVALFAALEKIHDEQGWTPEQLGMTRDGLEALAVKHEQIDEHRVTVGGRVGKALNIVDAAQDRVTEYLERHPKEAPSGIEVWDRMLENQARIKKVLGMGEDDWNSYSGQLRHAIEDVETLSKVVDLPAKAVQDVLRVTRTYRMRLTPYYASLILPGQVNDPVLLQSVPTGEMIDNAGVEIPPVAADHSPARLIDQFYPRVVTIKATNMCAMYCTHCLRIAHIGAKDRLYGKEAYGEALEYIRANPEIRDVLVTGGDSLVLPNSMLKWLLGELDAIDHVRMKRLGTRIPVTTPQRIDSELLDILEASSDKKPLRVVTQINTAQEITPVSKAAFKALSKRVAAVMNQAVLLKGINDTSVKMWKLCETIQEAYVRPYYVFNCSYRNPQFMHLRVPVAVGQSIIESMYGNISGDAIPRYIATAGGKIPLHRTNVLEHAQGHVKMQKPWSGEQVMYPDPDPREYARQDFGFAKYEK